The following proteins are encoded in a genomic region of Deltaproteobacteria bacterium:
- a CDS encoding fumarate reductase/succinate dehydrogenase flavoprotein subunit, which yields MILDGKVPPGSLDTKWTHYKDHLKLVNPVNRRKHTVIVVGTGLAGASAAASLGELGYNVLAFTILDSPRRAHSIAAQGGINAAKNYKNDGDSVFRLFYDTIKGGDFRAREANVHRLAEVSVKIIDHCVAQGVPFAREYGGFLDNRSFGGAQLSRTFYARGQTGQQLLIGAYGALMRQVDEGTVKIFPRREMLDLVVVDGRARGIVTRDLVTGEIERWAADAVLLATGGYGNLYFLSTNAGNCNVTAAWRCAKRGAYFANPCFVQIHPTCIPASGEYQSKLTLMSESLRNDGRVWIPKRAGDHRAPREIPEGERCYFLEERYPSFGNLVPRDVAARNCKAVCEAGQGVGPTGYAVYLDFADAIQRLGANVIRERYGNLFQMYERIVGDDPYAAPMRIYPAVHYTMGGLWVDYDLMSNLPGLFVLGEANFSDHGANRLGASALMQGLADGYFIIPYTLANYIAGTTLGRVSTDHDAFKEAANAVQTRIDHVLRVRGDTSVTTHHRRLGQVMWEKCSISRTAQGIEEARAAVRAQREAFWQNVRVPGEPTNFNKSLEQALRVADYLEFGELVAIDALARDESCGSHFREEHATPDGEAQRDDEHFAHVAAWEWHGGDRTPTLHTEPLHFESVTLTQRSYK from the coding sequence GTGATCCTCGACGGCAAGGTTCCTCCGGGGTCGCTCGACACGAAGTGGACCCATTACAAGGACCACTTGAAGCTCGTGAATCCGGTGAACCGGCGCAAGCACACGGTCATCGTGGTCGGCACCGGACTCGCCGGAGCCTCGGCCGCGGCCTCGCTCGGGGAGCTCGGCTACAACGTCCTCGCGTTCACCATTCTCGACAGCCCCCGGCGCGCGCACTCGATCGCGGCGCAGGGCGGGATCAACGCCGCGAAGAACTACAAGAACGACGGCGACTCGGTGTTCCGGCTCTTCTACGACACCATCAAGGGCGGCGATTTTCGTGCCCGCGAGGCGAACGTCCACCGCCTCGCGGAGGTGAGCGTCAAGATCATCGACCACTGCGTGGCGCAGGGCGTGCCGTTCGCCCGAGAGTACGGGGGGTTCCTCGACAACCGCTCGTTCGGCGGCGCGCAGTTGTCGCGAACATTCTACGCGCGCGGACAGACCGGGCAGCAGCTCTTGATCGGCGCCTACGGGGCGCTCATGCGCCAGGTCGACGAGGGGACCGTCAAGATCTTCCCGCGTCGCGAGATGCTCGACCTGGTCGTCGTCGACGGCAGGGCGCGCGGCATCGTCACCCGTGATCTCGTCACGGGCGAGATCGAACGTTGGGCCGCCGACGCAGTGCTGCTCGCGACGGGCGGGTACGGCAACCTCTACTTCCTCTCGACCAACGCCGGGAACTGCAACGTCACCGCGGCGTGGCGCTGCGCCAAACGCGGCGCCTACTTCGCCAACCCCTGTTTCGTCCAGATCCACCCGACCTGCATCCCGGCTTCGGGCGAGTACCAATCGAAGCTCACGCTCATGAGCGAGAGCCTGCGGAACGACGGGCGGGTGTGGATCCCGAAGCGCGCCGGCGACCATCGCGCGCCGCGGGAGATCCCCGAGGGCGAGCGTTGCTACTTCCTGGAGGAGCGCTATCCGAGCTTCGGCAACCTCGTGCCGCGCGACGTCGCCGCCCGCAACTGCAAGGCGGTGTGCGAGGCGGGGCAGGGTGTCGGCCCGACGGGCTACGCGGTCTATCTGGACTTCGCCGACGCGATCCAGAGGCTCGGCGCCAACGTCATCCGTGAGCGCTACGGCAACCTCTTCCAGATGTACGAGCGCATCGTCGGCGACGACCCGTACGCGGCTCCGATGCGCATCTACCCGGCGGTGCACTACACGATGGGCGGCCTGTGGGTGGACTACGATCTGATGAGCAACCTCCCGGGCCTCTTCGTGCTCGGTGAGGCGAACTTCTCCGACCACGGCGCGAACCGGCTCGGCGCAAGCGCGCTCATGCAGGGTCTCGCCGACGGTTACTTCATCATCCCGTACACGCTCGCGAACTACATCGCGGGGACGACGCTCGGGAGGGTGTCGACGGACCACGACGCCTTCAAGGAGGCGGCGAACGCGGTGCAGACGCGCATCGACCACGTGCTCCGCGTGCGCGGGGACACGTCGGTCACCACCCACCATCGTCGGCTCGGCCAGGTCATGTGGGAGAAGTGCAGCATCTCGCGCACCGCGCAGGGCATCGAGGAGGCGCGCGCCGCGGTGCGCGCGCAGCGCGAGGCCTTCTGGCAGAACGTGCGCGTTCCCGGCGAGCCCACGAACTTCAACAAGTCGCTCGAGCAGGCGCTCCGGGTCGCCGACTACCTCGAGTTTGGAGAGCTCGTGGCGATCGACGCGCTCGCCCGTGACGAGTCGTGCGGCAGCCACTTCCGCGAGGAGCACGCGACGCCCGACGGCGAGGCGCAGCGCGATGACGAGCACTTCGCGCACGTCGCCGCATGGGAGTGGCACGGCGGGGATCGGACGCCGACGCTCCACACGGAGCCGCTCCACTTCGAGAGCGTCACGTTGACGCAGCGGAGCTACAAGTGA
- a CDS encoding succinate dehydrogenase cytochrome b subunit, which yields MSALVRFLSSSIGRKMLMGASGLLLLAFLLVHVAGNLVLFAGRDVFNGYSHHLVSNPLIYVAELGLLALFAAHLVSGIAVTVRNRKARPDRYVVKGRAGGKSHKSVASSTMILSGIFLIAFVPLHLWTFKWGPIYPSPTDPAVRDLHRLVIEEFHEPLEVAWYVGAMLIIGCHLWHAFASGLESLGVGDRDWLRRTGNVLAVVVTVGFVVVPIAIWLGWVPA from the coding sequence GTGTCGGCGCTCGTCCGCTTTCTCTCGTCCTCCATCGGCCGCAAGATGCTCATGGGGGCGAGCGGACTGCTGCTGCTCGCATTCCTGCTCGTCCACGTCGCCGGCAACCTGGTCCTGTTCGCGGGGCGCGACGTCTTCAACGGGTACAGCCATCACCTCGTCAGCAACCCGCTGATCTACGTCGCCGAGCTCGGCCTCCTCGCGCTCTTCGCGGCGCACCTGGTCTCGGGCATCGCGGTCACGGTGCGGAACCGCAAGGCGCGCCCCGACCGCTACGTCGTGAAGGGGCGGGCAGGAGGCAAGAGCCACAAGAGCGTTGCGTCCTCGACGATGATCCTGAGCGGGATCTTCCTGATCGCGTTCGTGCCGCTCCACCTCTGGACCTTCAAGTGGGGACCGATCTATCCGTCGCCGACCGACCCCGCGGTGCGCGACCTCCATCGCCTGGTGATCGAGGAGTTCCACGAGCCGCTCGAGGTCGCGTGGTACGTGGGCGCGATGTTGATCATCGGATGCCACCTCTGGCACGCCTTCGCGAGCGGCCTCGAGTCGCTCGGCGTCGGCGACCGGGACTGGCTGCGTCGCACCGGCAACGTGCTGGCGGTCGTCGTCACCGTCGGCTTCGTCGTCGTCCCGATCGCGATCTGGCTCGGATGGGTGCCGGCGTGA
- a CDS encoding cytochrome C oxidase subunit IV family protein, with protein sequence MSAGARSSDHVVPITIYLAIFAALMVLTALTVWVAFIDLGTMNTIVALGIAVTKATLVVLFFMHVKYSSKLTWLVVASGFVFVAIMLALTMSDIVSRGWLGTPGG encoded by the coding sequence ATGAGCGCCGGCGCCCGCAGCAGCGATCACGTCGTCCCGATCACGATCTACCTGGCGATCTTCGCGGCGCTCATGGTGTTGACGGCCCTCACCGTGTGGGTGGCCTTCATCGACCTCGGGACGATGAACACGATCGTGGCCCTCGGGATCGCCGTCACCAAGGCGACCCTGGTCGTCTTGTTCTTCATGCACGTGAAGTACAGCTCGAAGCTCACGTGGCTGGTGGTGGCGAGCGGGTTCGTCTTCGTGGCGATCATGCTGGCGCTCACGATGTCCGACATCGTGAGCCGGGGTTGGCTGGGGACTCCCGGGGGCTGA
- a CDS encoding cytochrome c oxidase subunit 3 family protein — protein MSAGHAHAAARGHSAERAYAHQFDSAEHQHGAAQLGMWVFIAQEILFFGGLFVAYTVYRFMYPAAFAQSSHHLDVVLGSFNTAVLIASSLTMALAVHGAQLGKRWAQVIFLLATIFLGCVFLGVKTIEYGHKFHEHLIPGPNFLFDGDARHAQIFFSLYFVMTGLHALHMVIGIAVLGVLVWRAARGAYGSAYYSPVELTGLYWHFVDIVWIFLFPLLYLIGRH, from the coding sequence ATGAGCGCCGGTCACGCCCACGCGGCAGCGCGCGGCCACTCGGCCGAGCGCGCGTACGCCCACCAGTTCGACAGCGCCGAGCACCAGCACGGCGCGGCACAGCTCGGGATGTGGGTGTTCATCGCGCAGGAGATCCTGTTCTTCGGCGGGCTCTTCGTCGCGTACACCGTCTATCGGTTCATGTACCCGGCCGCCTTCGCGCAATCGAGTCACCACCTCGACGTGGTCCTCGGCTCGTTCAACACGGCGGTCCTGATCGCCTCCAGCCTCACGATGGCGCTCGCCGTCCACGGCGCGCAGCTCGGGAAGCGCTGGGCGCAGGTGATCTTCCTGCTGGCGACGATCTTTCTCGGGTGCGTGTTCCTCGGCGTCAAGACGATCGAGTATGGGCACAAGTTCCACGAACACCTGATTCCGGGGCCGAACTTCCTGTTCGACGGCGACGCGCGGCACGCTCAGATCTTCTTTTCCCTCTACTTCGTGATGACCGGCCTCCACGCGCTGCACATGGTCATCGGCATCGCCGTCCTCGGAGTGCTCGTGTGGCGGGCGGCGCGGGGTGCGTACGGCAGCGCCTACTACAGCCCGGTCGAGCTCACGGGTCTGTACTGGCACTTCGTCGACATCGTCTGGATCTTCCTGTTTCCTCTGCTGTATCTGATCGGGAGGCACTGA
- the ctaD gene encoding cytochrome c oxidase subunit I: MTSTNYINADYGIWSWLLTKDHKRIAILYLVSITAMFLLGGLFALMIRLELLTPAGDLVSADTYNKLFTMHGIVMVFFFLIPSIPAVLGNFLIPMMIGARDLAFPRLNLASWYLFVVGALFALYAIFTGGVDTGWTFYTPYSTAAAHTNVIPAALGIFINGFSSILTGLNFIVTIHRMRAPGLTWFRLPLFVWAHYATSIIFILGTPVIAITILLVAVERAFHFGIFDPTLGGDPVLFQHLFWFYSHPAVYIMILPSMGIVSELITCFSRKVIFGYGFVAVSSMAIAVLGFLVWGHHLFLSGQSVYASLIFSVLSFLVAIPSAVKVFNWTATLYRGSIEFAAPMIYALGFIGLFTIGGLTGLFLATLGFDVHVHDTYFVVAHFHYIMVGGAIMGYLGGIHYWWPKISGRMYPEWPARIGAATIFVGFNLTFFPQFLAGYLGMPRRYHMYPPEFQVLNVMSTAGATILGVGYLLPLTYLLWSLRYGKVAPDNPWRATGLEWQTPSPPPTENFATTPVVTEGAYAYSDMHEAEFI, translated from the coding sequence ATGACGTCGACGAACTACATCAACGCCGACTACGGTATCTGGTCCTGGCTCCTCACTAAGGATCACAAGCGCATCGCGATCCTGTACCTGGTCTCGATCACGGCCATGTTCCTGCTGGGCGGTCTCTTCGCCCTCATGATCCGCCTCGAGCTCCTGACGCCCGCGGGCGACCTCGTCAGCGCCGACACCTACAACAAGCTCTTCACGATGCACGGCATCGTGATGGTGTTCTTCTTCCTGATCCCGTCGATCCCGGCGGTGCTCGGGAACTTTCTGATTCCGATGATGATCGGCGCGCGCGACCTGGCGTTCCCGCGCCTGAATCTCGCCAGTTGGTACCTCTTCGTGGTGGGGGCGCTCTTTGCGCTCTACGCGATCTTCACGGGCGGCGTCGACACGGGGTGGACCTTCTACACGCCCTACAGCACCGCGGCCGCCCACACGAACGTGATCCCCGCGGCGCTCGGCATCTTCATCAACGGCTTCTCGTCGATCCTCACGGGCCTGAACTTCATCGTCACGATCCACCGCATGCGGGCGCCCGGGCTCACGTGGTTCCGGCTGCCGCTCTTCGTGTGGGCGCACTACGCGACCAGCATCATCTTCATTCTCGGCACGCCGGTGATCGCCATCACGATCCTCCTCGTGGCGGTCGAGCGGGCCTTCCACTTCGGCATCTTCGATCCGACCCTCGGCGGCGACCCGGTCCTCTTCCAGCACCTCTTCTGGTTCTACTCGCACCCGGCCGTCTACATCATGATCCTGCCGAGCATGGGCATCGTCAGCGAGCTCATCACCTGTTTCTCGCGCAAGGTGATCTTCGGCTACGGGTTCGTCGCGGTCTCCAGCATGGCGATCGCGGTGCTCGGGTTCCTCGTGTGGGGCCACCATCTGTTCCTCTCGGGCCAGTCGGTCTACGCGTCGCTCATCTTCTCCGTGCTGAGCTTCCTCGTCGCGATCCCGTCGGCCGTGAAGGTATTCAACTGGACGGCCACCCTGTACCGCGGATCGATCGAGTTCGCCGCGCCGATGATCTACGCGCTCGGCTTCATCGGCCTCTTCACGATCGGCGGCCTCACGGGGCTCTTCCTGGCGACGCTCGGCTTCGACGTGCACGTGCACGACACGTACTTCGTCGTCGCGCACTTCCACTACATCATGGTCGGCGGCGCGATCATGGGCTACCTCGGCGGCATCCACTATTGGTGGCCGAAGATCTCGGGCCGTATGTATCCGGAATGGCCTGCCCGCATCGGCGCCGCGACCATCTTCGTCGGCTTCAACCTGACGTTCTTCCCGCAGTTCCTGGCGGGCTACCTCGGGATGCCGCGGCGCTATCACATGTACCCGCCCGAGTTTCAGGTGCTGAACGTGATGTCGACGGCCGGCGCGACGATCCTCGGCGTCGGCTACCTGCTGCCGCTCACGTACCTTCTGTGGTCGCTCCGCTACGGCAAGGTCGCGCCCGACAACCCGTGGCGCGCGACCGGGCTCGAGTGGCAGACGCCGTCACCGCCGCCGACCGAGAACTTCGCGACGACGCCGGTCGTCACCGAGGGGGCGTACGCCTACTCAGACATGCACGAGGCCGAATTCATATGA
- the coxB gene encoding cytochrome c oxidase subunit II translates to MLERLGLLPPQASTVALQTDMLYAFLVAISVFFAVLIAVAVIAFSVMYRRRSENDVTPYIHGSTALEIAWSVIPLGVAMVMFGWGAHLFVTLKRPPDDALQVNVVGKQWMWKIQHLEGRREINELHVPLGRPVKLTLTSEDVIHSFYVPAFRIKQDAVPGRYTTAWFEATRIGSYHLFCAEYCGTMHSGMIGKVIVMDPADYQAWLTSGAAVPVAAGAAADGAGPNLAAAGKDLFEQKGCLTCHQPGSVLGPQLAGIVGHSVELQDGTTVTVDDDYLRESILTPAAKLVKGFAPVMPTFKGQLTEEQVMQLIAYIKSLGPSAGTAGAAAGTGKTGS, encoded by the coding sequence ATGCTCGAACGACTCGGCCTCCTGCCGCCGCAAGCATCGACCGTCGCGCTGCAGACGGACATGCTGTACGCGTTCCTGGTCGCGATCTCCGTGTTCTTCGCGGTGCTGATCGCGGTCGCGGTGATCGCGTTCTCGGTGATGTATCGGCGCCGCTCCGAGAACGACGTGACGCCGTACATCCACGGCTCGACCGCGCTCGAGATCGCGTGGTCGGTGATTCCGCTCGGGGTCGCGATGGTCATGTTCGGGTGGGGCGCGCACCTCTTCGTCACCTTGAAGCGTCCTCCCGACGACGCGCTCCAGGTGAACGTCGTCGGCAAGCAGTGGATGTGGAAGATCCAGCACCTCGAGGGCCGCCGCGAGATCAACGAGCTGCACGTCCCGCTCGGCCGCCCCGTGAAGCTGACGCTCACGTCGGAGGACGTGATCCACAGCTTCTACGTGCCCGCGTTCCGCATCAAGCAGGACGCCGTGCCGGGCCGCTACACCACGGCGTGGTTCGAGGCGACCAGGATCGGCAGCTACCACCTCTTCTGCGCCGAGTACTGCGGCACCATGCACTCCGGCATGATCGGCAAGGTGATCGTGATGGATCCCGCCGATTATCAGGCGTGGCTGACCAGCGGCGCTGCCGTGCCGGTCGCGGCCGGAGCGGCGGCGGACGGCGCCGGTCCGAACCTCGCCGCCGCCGGCAAGGACCTCTTCGAGCAGAAGGGCTGCCTCACGTGTCATCAGCCCGGCTCCGTCCTCGGTCCGCAGCTCGCGGGCATCGTCGGTCACTCCGTCGAGCTGCAGGACGGCACCACCGTCACCGTCGACGACGACTACCTCCGCGAGTCGATTCTCACCCCGGCCGCGAAGCTCGTGAAAGGCTTCGCCCCGGTCATGCCGACCTTCAAGGGCCAGCTGACGGAAGAGCAAGTGATGCAGCTGATCGCCTACATCAAGTCGCTCGGACCGAGCGCCGGTACGGCCGGTGCTGCTGCCGGGACGGGAAAGACGGGCTCATGA
- a CDS encoding SCO family protein produces the protein MTRRWQKRLAALTLVLGVAPVSAATEPGAADVRPPALSEVGIDQRLGEPLPLDASFTDDHGRAVTLGDYFGTKPVVLVMTYFECPMLCTLVLNGLGKTLKTMSFEPGSEFDVVAVSFDPRDTPATAAKKKAAYVADYGRPGTADGWHFLTGDQASIERVAKAVGFRYRWVPEEKQFAHAAAIMVATPEGKLARYYYGVEYSGRDLRLGLVEAADHKIGSAVDALLLFCYRYDPATGKYGAIALNMVRAGGVATVLALGAFMTVMFRREAAAGRRRKGSA, from the coding sequence GTGACGCGCCGGTGGCAGAAGCGTCTCGCGGCGCTCACCCTGGTGCTCGGCGTCGCGCCGGTGTCGGCCGCGACGGAGCCGGGCGCCGCCGACGTGCGTCCGCCGGCGCTCAGCGAGGTCGGCATCGACCAGCGCCTCGGCGAGCCGCTGCCGCTCGACGCGTCGTTCACCGACGACCACGGCCGCGCGGTCACGCTCGGCGACTACTTCGGCACGAAGCCCGTCGTCCTCGTGATGACGTACTTCGAGTGTCCGATGCTGTGCACGCTCGTCCTGAACGGACTCGGGAAGACGCTCAAGACGATGAGCTTCGAGCCCGGCAGCGAGTTCGACGTCGTCGCGGTGAGCTTCGACCCGCGCGACACGCCCGCGACCGCGGCGAAGAAGAAGGCGGCGTACGTCGCCGACTACGGGCGTCCCGGGACCGCCGACGGCTGGCATTTCCTCACCGGCGACCAGGCGTCGATCGAGCGCGTCGCGAAGGCCGTCGGGTTCCGCTACCGCTGGGTGCCCGAGGAGAAGCAGTTCGCGCACGCGGCGGCGATCATGGTCGCGACCCCCGAAGGCAAGCTCGCCCGCTACTACTACGGCGTCGAGTATTCCGGCCGCGACCTCCGCCTCGGGCTCGTCGAGGCCGCGGACCACAAGATCGGCTCGGCCGTCGATGCGCTCCTCTTGTTCTGCTACCGCTACGATCCGGCCACCGGGAAGTACGGCGCCATCGCCCTCAACATGGTGCGCGCGGGTGGCGTCGCCACCGTCCTCGCCCTCGGCGCCTTCATGACCGTGATGTTCCGCCGCGAGGCGGCCGCCGGTCGCCGTCGCAAGGGGAGTGCCTGA
- a CDS encoding cytochrome c, translating to MARRNHTRALAGLAAGLALLVLPGCRQDMHDQPKYQPLEESHFFDDGRASRPRVPGTVARGRRDDDALLVSGKADGKLAEVFPAPVTREMLERGRQAFDVYCSPCHDRVGTGQGMIVMRGYKQPTSFHDERLRGMPPGYFFDVATNGFGVMPSYAAQVPAADRWAIAAYVRALQLSQHATVAEVPAEGRAAFLEGKTLDPKTGLPAREAPAAHGDHAAPGGGHE from the coding sequence ATGGCGCGTCGGAACCATACGCGCGCGCTCGCGGGGCTGGCGGCCGGGCTCGCGCTCCTGGTCCTCCCGGGCTGCCGGCAGGACATGCACGACCAGCCGAAGTATCAGCCCCTCGAGGAGAGTCATTTCTTCGATGACGGACGGGCGTCGCGGCCGCGCGTGCCCGGCACGGTGGCGCGCGGACGGCGCGACGACGACGCGCTGCTCGTGAGCGGCAAAGCCGACGGCAAGCTCGCCGAGGTGTTTCCCGCGCCCGTGACCCGGGAGATGCTCGAGCGCGGCCGGCAGGCCTTCGACGTCTACTGCTCGCCGTGTCACGACCGTGTGGGGACGGGCCAGGGCATGATCGTGATGCGCGGCTACAAGCAGCCGACCTCGTTCCACGACGAGCGGCTGCGGGGCATGCCGCCGGGCTATTTCTTCGACGTCGCCACCAACGGCTTCGGCGTCATGCCGAGCTACGCGGCGCAGGTGCCGGCCGCCGACCGGTGGGCGATCGCGGCGTACGTCCGGGCGTTGCAACTGAGCCAGCACGCCACCGTCGCTGAGGTGCCGGCGGAGGGCCGCGCGGCGTTCCTCGAAGGGAAGACGCTCGATCCGAAGACCGGGCTCCCGGCGCGGGAGGCGCCGGCGGCGCACGGCGATCACGCGGCTCCGGGGGGCGGTCATGAGTGA
- a CDS encoding DUF3341 domain-containing protein, which produces MAEFDNPTALVVAIHKARAAGYRAMDAYSPFPIEEVSEALHIHDRLLPILVFLGGLAGCIGGFALATWTSVVDYPINVGGRPLFSWPSFLPVTFETTVLAAAGTCVLALLALNGLPMPYHPVFNVPQFALATREKFFLCIEATDPRFDREETRRFLETLEPLSVAEVEED; this is translated from the coding sequence ATGGCCGAGTTCGACAATCCGACCGCCCTCGTGGTCGCCATCCACAAGGCGCGCGCCGCGGGCTACCGGGCGATGGACGCGTACTCGCCGTTCCCGATCGAGGAGGTCTCGGAGGCGCTCCACATCCACGACCGGCTCCTCCCGATCCTCGTGTTCCTGGGCGGTCTCGCCGGCTGCATCGGCGGCTTCGCGCTCGCCACGTGGACCTCCGTCGTCGACTACCCGATCAACGTGGGCGGCCGTCCGTTGTTCAGTTGGCCGTCGTTCCTGCCGGTGACGTTCGAGACCACGGTGCTCGCGGCCGCGGGGACCTGCGTGCTCGCCCTGCTCGCGCTGAACGGGCTGCCGATGCCGTACCACCCGGTCTTCAACGTGCCGCAGTTCGCGCTCGCGACGCGCGAGAAGTTCTTTCTCTGCATCGAGGCGACCGACCCGCGGTTCGACCGCGAGGAGACGCGTCGATTCCTCGAGACCCTCGAGCCGCTCAGCGTGGCGGAAGTCGAGGAGGACTGA
- the nrfD gene encoding polysulfide reductase NrfD, with protein MSQPTQTKPHPGVIARPPFIEPGHTFETVTDQIGAIVLDQGVRRGWLLGFTIAFSLLMLLLVALTNLVATGIGIWGINVPVAWGFDIINFVWWIGIGHAGTLISAILLLLRQQWRTSINRFAEAMTLFAVACAGIFPVAHLGRPWLAYWLFPYPNTMAMWPNFRSPLVWDVFAVSTYASVSFMFWFVGLIPDLATLRDRSPSRVGRFVYGLLAMGWRGSALHWHRYETAYLLLAGLSTPLVVSVHTIVSFDFAVSLMPGWHATIFPPYFVAGAIYAGFAMVLTLAIPLRWYYDLEDFITMRHLDNMARVMLATGLVVAYGYMTETFCAWYSASTYEEFMITNRFFGPYNKLYWSLIFCNVIAPQLMWFKKLRLNLGWLFVVSIIVSIGMWLERYIIIVVSLHRDFLPSSWGMYTGTVWDWATFLGTIGLFSSLLFLFIRFLPMISIFEMRTMVPEAKVDESAEAHH; from the coding sequence ATGAGCCAGCCGACGCAGACGAAGCCGCACCCCGGCGTGATCGCGCGGCCGCCCTTCATCGAGCCCGGCCACACGTTCGAGACGGTCACCGATCAGATCGGCGCGATCGTCCTCGACCAGGGCGTCCGTCGCGGCTGGCTCCTCGGCTTCACGATCGCCTTCTCGCTGCTCATGCTGCTGCTCGTCGCGCTCACCAACCTCGTCGCGACCGGCATCGGCATCTGGGGCATCAACGTCCCGGTCGCCTGGGGCTTCGACATCATCAACTTCGTCTGGTGGATCGGCATCGGCCACGCCGGCACGCTGATCTCGGCGATCCTGCTGCTCCTGCGTCAGCAGTGGCGCACGTCGATCAACCGCTTCGCCGAGGCGATGACGCTCTTCGCGGTCGCCTGCGCCGGGATCTTCCCGGTGGCGCACCTCGGCCGACCGTGGCTCGCGTACTGGCTGTTTCCCTACCCGAACACGATGGCGATGTGGCCGAACTTCCGGAGCCCGCTCGTGTGGGACGTCTTCGCGGTGTCCACCTACGCGAGCGTGTCCTTCATGTTCTGGTTCGTCGGCCTGATCCCTGATCTCGCGACGCTCCGCGACCGCTCGCCGAGCCGGGTCGGGCGGTTCGTGTACGGCCTGCTCGCGATGGGGTGGCGCGGGTCGGCGCTCCACTGGCACCGCTACGAGACTGCGTACCTCCTCCTCGCCGGCCTCTCGACCCCACTGGTGGTCTCGGTGCACACGATCGTCAGCTTCGACTTCGCGGTGTCCTTGATGCCCGGCTGGCACGCGACGATCTTCCCGCCGTATTTCGTCGCCGGCGCCATCTACGCCGGGTTCGCGATGGTGCTGACGCTCGCGATCCCGCTGCGCTGGTACTACGACCTCGAGGACTTCATCACGATGCGCCACCTCGACAACATGGCGCGGGTGATGCTCGCGACCGGTCTCGTCGTGGCCTACGGCTACATGACGGAGACCTTCTGCGCCTGGTACAGCGCCAGCACGTACGAAGAGTTCATGATCACGAACCGCTTCTTCGGGCCCTACAACAAACTCTACTGGAGCCTGATCTTCTGCAACGTGATCGCGCCGCAGCTCATGTGGTTCAAGAAGCTGCGCTTGAACCTCGGGTGGCTCTTCGTCGTGTCGATCATCGTGTCGATCGGCATGTGGCTCGAGCGCTACATCATCATCGTCGTGAGCCTGCACCGCGACTTCCTGCCGTCGTCGTGGGGCATGTACACCGGAACCGTCTGGGATTGGGCGACCTTCCTCGGCACCATCGGCCTCTTCTCGAGCCTGCTCTTCCTCTTCATCCGCTTCCTGCCGATGATCTCGATCTTCGAGATGCGGACGATGGTCCCCGAGGCGAAGGTCGACGAGAGCGCGGAGGCGCATCACTGA